A single window of Anopheles moucheti chromosome 2, idAnoMoucSN_F20_07, whole genome shotgun sequence DNA harbors:
- the LOC128298358 gene encoding glucose dehydrogenase [FAD, quinone]-like, translating into MFRSCGAVISLLLILGDVLQPSSALLSFSNITSLIYDAKEINYGRHTLLDSYDFIIVGAGPAGCVLANRLSEDPTVTVLLLDIGKGEIPLITDSPLVGPILAATDYNFVYATEKQQYGCLGLRGGRCSWAHGRGIGGSSIINNVIFTRGNRRDYDGWARAGNEGWSWNDVLPLFKRIETANIRDFGENGFHGTDGRLSVEDCPFRSDIARAFVASAEAAGYRYLDYNAGDNLGVSFLQAHTRNGRRATGGNSYLRDIVDRPNLHIITRAWVTKVLIDPDTNTATGVRLLHERQYHEVDADREVILSAGAFESPKLLMLSGVGPAKHLRQHGIKLLHDLPVGRKVYEHGGVFGPVFIVREPTDNLVSFDQLANAAEFLRFRNGSGPLTTNSVESLLYVKSPFAEDPDPDYPDVEVMQAFTSFSFDTSPGSRNAYYLTDRMYNEYFRPLANTRNYMFLPMLLKPRAVGRVELKSSNPFNHPMFQYQYFEDDRDVDAIVYAIKEVIRINTQAPLRKLGVELYSRKVPGCQYMPFNTIDYWRCHVRHLTATFQHQVATCKMGPPEDPEAVVDSRLRVYGIKRLRVADVGIIPEAPTGHTSAHSFLIGEKAAELIKEDHRLH; encoded by the exons ATGTTCCGTTCGTGTGGTGCTGTGATATCGTTGCTCCTGATTCTTGGAGATGTGCTTCAACCGTCCTCGGCGTTACTCAGTTTCAGCAACATTACCAGCCTTATTTACGACGCTAAGGAGATCAATTATGGACGGCACACGCTGCTCGACTCGTACGACTTCATCATAGTCGGGGCGGGTCCCGCAGGATGCGTGTTGGCCAATCGACTCTCGGAAGATCCGACCGTGACGGTGCTGTTGCTCGACATCGGCAAGGGTGAGATCCCGCTCATCACGGATTCCCCCCTGGTGGGACCCATACTAGCCGCAACCGATTACAACTTTGTTTATGCGACGGAAAAGCAGCAGTATGGATGCCTTGGACTGCGGGGAGGTCGTTGCAGTTGGGCCCACGGGCGGGGTATTGGTGGATCGTCCATCATTAACAATGTGATCTTCACGCGCGGTAATCGACGCGATTACGACGGTTGGGCCCGTGCGGGTAATGAGGGTTGGAGTTGGAACGATGTGTTGCCGCTGTTTAAGCGCATCGAAACGGCCAACATTCGTGACTTTGGTGAAAATGGGTTCCACGGTACCGATGGTCGACTGTCCGTAGAAGACTGTCCGTTCAG ATCGGACATCGCGCGGGCTTTTGTGGCGAGTGCTGAGGCGGCTGGCTATCGCTATCTCGACTATAATGCCGGAGATAATTTGGGGGTGTCATTCCTGCAAGCCCACACGCGTAACGGACGGCGTGCTACGGGAGGTAACAGCTACCTGCGGGACATTGTGGACCGACCAAACCTTCACATCATTACGCGTGCCTGGGTCACCAAGGTTCTGATCGATCCTG ATACCAACACAGCCACAGGAGTGCGTCTTCTGCATGAGAGGCAGTATCACGAGGTAGACGCCGATCGGGAAGTGATTCTCTCTGCGGGAGCCTTCGAGAGTCCCAAGCTTCTGATGCTTTCGGGTGTAGGACCCGCAAAGCATCTTCGACAGCATGGTATCAAGCTTCTGCACGATCTACCGGTCGGTCGCAAGGTGTACGAACATGGCGGTGTCTTTGGGCCAGTGTTCATCGTTCGCGAACCTACCGATAATCTTGTTAGTTTCGACCAGCTCGCTAACGCGGCCGAGTTCCTGCGCTTCCGCAACGGTTCTGGACCGCTCACAACGAACTCGGTCGAGAGTCTGCTGTACGTCAAATCACCGTTCGCCGAAGATCCCGATCCGGACTATCCGGATGTGGAGGTGATGCAGGCATTCACCTCATTTAGCTTTGACACTTCGCCCGGATCGCGAAACGCGTACTATCTTACCGATCGGATGTACAACGAATACTTCCGACCGTTGGCAAACACGCGGAACTATATGTTTCTCCCAATGTTGCTCAAACCAAGGGCTGTGGGACGCGTTGAGCTGAAGTCATCGAACCCATTCAACCATCCAATGTTCCAGTATCAATACTTTGAGGATGATCGTGATGTGGATGCGATCGTGTACGCCATTAAGGAGGTGATTCGCATCAACACGCAAGCACCGCTACGCAAATTGGGCGTGGAACTGTACTCCCGCAAGGTGCCCGGATGTCAGTATATGCCGTTCAATACGATCGACTACTGGAGATGTCACGTACGACATCTGACGGCGACATTTCAGCATCAG GTGGCCACCTGTAAAATGGGACCTCCAGAAGACCCGGAAGCCGTCGTTGATAGCCGGCTGCGCGTGTATGGTATCAAAAGACTG